The genomic window CGGTTTTGAATCACAAGGCTATGCGGGAACAGTCCGCCTCGATGTTGTCAACAACCGGCGTCAAGATTCAAGACATGTCGGAGAGCCTTCGGGGCATGTCGGGCGGCCAGCGGCAATGTGTCGCTATTGCCCGTGCCGCCGGTTTTGCGAAGAAGCTCATCATTCTTGATGAGCCCACTGCCGCATTGGGGGTCGCGGAGACTGCGCGGGTCGAACAGATCATCAAGGGCCTGAAGCAACAAGGCATACCGCTGATCATCATCAGCCACAATTTGCGCCAGGTGTTCGATTTGGTGGACCGGATATGGGTGTTCCGCCAAGGGCGCATCATCTGCAGCCGCTTGACCAGAGAGACCAATCCGGAAGAAATTGTGGGCCTCATCACAGGCGCCATTGATCCGGCCACACTGCAATCCGCGGAGGCCGTAGCATGCTGAAAGGTCTGGATTCCTTGTTAACCCCCGAGTTGCTGATGCACCTGTCTGCAATGGGGCATGGCGAGTGGGTTGCGGTGGTGGACGCCAATTTCACCGCAGATTTCCTGGGCAAAGGCAAAGCGCTAGTCCGCTTGCCCGGGCATAGTTTGGAGAGGGTGAGCAAAGCCGTTCTCTCGGTGTTCCCCTTGGCCGAAGACGTCGCGTGTCCCGCCGCCTATATGCAGGTTTGCCACAGCCCGGAAGGTCACCAGACCGCTGCACAGGCCTCTGTGGTGGCTTTGTTATCGCACGAAGGGCTGCCCGCCGGTAGGGTGGAAGCCGTAGAGCGGTTTGCGTTTTACGAGAAGATCAAAGGCGCCAGCGTCATCGTCCAAAGCGGCGAAGCCACGGCGTATGGAAATGCCATGTTCTGCAAGGGCGTTATCCTTTGAGTGCGAGCTGGCACCGCCAGCGCTCAGGGGAACAATCGTATGACTAAAATTTTTCTCGACTCCGCGCGCGTAGAGTCATGGGCTCTCCCGGCGGGCTGTCCACCGGTGCAAGGGGTCACTACCAACCCCAGCTTGGTGTTTCAAGCGGGGCTTCCTGTCACTCTCGCTACCTATGTAGGTTTGATTTCAGCTGTCGCAGACCACGGTTTTGCGGAACTGATGGTTCAGTTGCCCTACTGCCAACCGGAGCAAGCAAGAGAATGGCTCAAAGTGCTACAGCCGGCGGCGCAAGCCCGGGGCATTCAATTGACGATCAAGCTGCCCTGCGCACCGGATTGGGAGGCATGTATCGACGCAGTTCGGGCTGAGCAGCAAGACGTGTTGCTCACAGGGCTCTCCAATGCAGTGCAGCTCTTGTGGGCAAAACACAAAGGTGTGCAATATGTGGCGCCCTATGTGGGCCGCCTTGCGAACGATGGCCGCAATGTGTGGGCGCTGATGGAGGCATGCGTAGCAGTGCAAGCCAAGGGCCCGCAGCTTCTGGCGGCGAGTATCAAAACGCCCGAAGTGTTGGGTCAGCTGGTAGCCGTAGGCGCAGCCGCAGTGACTTTACCTCCAGCGAGTCTCGTTGCCTGGAGTACCGACGCACTGACTCAGAGCGCCATAAAGCAGTTTGATCTTGATATCCAATCCAGCATCAAAATCGGACAACACTGATTGCTTTAGTG from Rhodoferax potami includes these protein-coding regions:
- a CDS encoding ATP-binding cassette domain-containing protein; translated protein: MTSKQPVLQITNLTKHYGGVKALTDASFRLLPGEHAAIVGDNGAGKSTFVRLITGVEQPNSGDINLDGQSVHFSSPLDARDQGIETVYQTLALAEDLDVPANIFLGREITRLALGPLSVLNHKAMREQSASMLSTTGVKIQDMSESLRGMSGGQRQCVAIARAAGFAKKLIILDEPTAALGVAETARVEQIIKGLKQQGIPLIIISHNLRQVFDLVDRIWVFRQGRIICSRLTRETNPEEIVGLITGAIDPATLQSAEAVAC
- a CDS encoding RbsD/FucU family protein — protein: MLKGLDSLLTPELLMHLSAMGHGEWVAVVDANFTADFLGKGKALVRLPGHSLERVSKAVLSVFPLAEDVACPAAYMQVCHSPEGHQTAAQASVVALLSHEGLPAGRVEAVERFAFYEKIKGASVIVQSGEATAYGNAMFCKGVIL
- a CDS encoding transaldolase family protein is translated as MTKIFLDSARVESWALPAGCPPVQGVTTNPSLVFQAGLPVTLATYVGLISAVADHGFAELMVQLPYCQPEQAREWLKVLQPAAQARGIQLTIKLPCAPDWEACIDAVRAEQQDVLLTGLSNAVQLLWAKHKGVQYVAPYVGRLANDGRNVWALMEACVAVQAKGPQLLAASIKTPEVLGQLVAVGAAAVTLPPASLVAWSTDALTQSAIKQFDLDIQSSIKIGQH